In Gemmatimonadota bacterium, one genomic interval encodes:
- a CDS encoding sigma-70 family RNA polymerase sigma factor, which produces METPKTKKLDTLVRAAQLGKSEAFGHIVSRYQSMAYASAYAQTGDFHLAQDAAQEAFIEAFLCLDTLREPAAFPAWFRRFVVKHSDRQLRKSRPLMMDPAEIQTLPSDLPNPEVLFTQQQTRHEVRDAINALPSAQREAIALFYLEGYSQKEIAKFLGVSVGTVGKRLYDARKGLKKRMENMVKETLQQNQPDESFATRVRFFIALKQRDIETASTLLDADASLAQAEADWWTGADQNVNPGTTPMTWATSVGDEPMVDLLLKHGVDINTADKGGNTPLLNAVMQGQHQMAQMLLDRKANVEARGWCKHTPLHRAVMRGDEVLVELLLNANAEIEAVDAKGYTATDWAALKGRQNLVNLLVKRGAKKPSVPVRKPLEKTKPVSQSRSVIAGASVLGRMIDADCAPIDSEDPISDSEQQLVCGGVKDAVLPILETGIKAVDLFAPFKRGGHVGVEKCIGVGVLMLGEQIARNFIAQHNGRIVFVGFAGEDPAVKFKEWREFVCDGKLLEENTVFVLAREKDAETRHHHVVETGLTIADGFHNQGHNVLLIVEAGLAQKKGIIPFLRSRALVTPEAAITTFYWGCQPSDLNGNTFGFLDAVIAMSGHRAKEALYPAIDPQRSRSILLSDNRLEMAHKETVAQVRQTLVQYDNQNLQAAFKEGRLVESLIDENIRDLALRARRLALFLTQPYHGTESWIGKPGETVALQDTLEGCRQILDGCHDDVPLGSFGFIGSINQVQRNSD; this is translated from the coding sequence ATGGAAACACCAAAGACAAAAAAGTTAGACACCCTGGTTCGAGCAGCTCAGTTGGGCAAAAGCGAAGCTTTCGGGCATATTGTTTCTCGTTACCAGAGCATGGCATATGCCAGCGCTTATGCTCAGACCGGCGATTTTCACCTGGCTCAGGATGCCGCACAGGAAGCTTTTATTGAGGCTTTTCTCTGCCTGGATACTTTGCGAGAACCCGCTGCGTTTCCGGCCTGGTTTCGCCGCTTTGTGGTTAAACACAGCGACCGCCAACTGCGCAAGTCGCGGCCTCTAATGATGGATCCAGCAGAGATTCAAACCCTGCCTTCAGATCTGCCCAATCCAGAGGTGCTTTTCACCCAACAGCAAACCCGCCATGAAGTGCGAGACGCCATTAATGCTTTGCCGAGCGCACAACGCGAAGCCATTGCCCTCTTCTACCTGGAGGGGTATTCACAAAAGGAAATCGCGAAGTTCTTGGGTGTGTCGGTCGGAACCGTTGGGAAACGACTTTACGATGCCCGAAAAGGGCTGAAAAAAAGGATGGAGAACATGGTCAAAGAAACACTGCAACAAAACCAACCAGACGAATCGTTTGCTACGAGAGTGCGATTCTTTATCGCTTTGAAACAGAGAGATATAGAAACAGCTTCAACATTGTTAGACGCCGATGCTTCACTCGCCCAGGCTGAAGCCGATTGGTGGACAGGCGCCGACCAGAATGTCAACCCGGGAACGACACCCATGACATGGGCGACATCGGTCGGTGATGAGCCCATGGTGGATCTATTGCTCAAACATGGGGTAGACATAAACACCGCAGACAAGGGCGGAAACACCCCACTATTGAATGCAGTTATGCAGGGACAGCACCAGATGGCTCAAATGCTGCTGGACAGAAAGGCCAACGTCGAAGCGAGAGGCTGGTGTAAACACACGCCATTGCATCGCGCAGTGATGCGCGGCGACGAGGTCCTGGTAGAACTGCTTCTCAATGCAAATGCCGAAATCGAGGCCGTAGATGCAAAAGGCTATACCGCCACTGACTGGGCAGCGCTAAAGGGCCGCCAGAATTTGGTGAATCTTTTGGTGAAGCGCGGGGCAAAAAAGCCAAGTGTTCCCGTACGCAAACCATTGGAAAAAACAAAACCTGTATCTCAATCTCGCTCAGTCATTGCCGGTGCTTCGGTTCTCGGACGCATGATAGATGCAGACTGCGCACCCATAGACAGCGAAGATCCAATAAGCGATTCGGAGCAACAGCTTGTATGCGGTGGGGTTAAAGACGCTGTTTTGCCGATTCTTGAAACCGGCATTAAGGCCGTAGATCTTTTTGCGCCATTTAAGCGGGGTGGCCACGTTGGTGTGGAGAAGTGCATTGGTGTGGGCGTACTGATGCTGGGTGAGCAGATTGCCCGCAACTTTATTGCGCAACATAATGGCCGAATCGTTTTTGTGGGATTTGCCGGAGAAGATCCAGCGGTGAAGTTTAAAGAATGGCGGGAGTTCGTTTGCGATGGCAAGCTGTTAGAAGAGAACACCGTCTTTGTACTGGCTCGTGAAAAAGACGCTGAAACCAGGCACCACCATGTTGTTGAAACAGGCCTGACCATAGCCGATGGCTTTCACAACCAGGGCCATAATGTCCTGCTGATCGTAGAAGCTGGATTGGCGCAAAAAAAAGGCATCATCCCATTTCTCAGATCGCGCGCGCTCGTCACACCAGAAGCAGCCATTACCACCTTTTATTGGGGATGTCAACCCTCAGATCTCAATGGTAATACTTTCGGTTTTTTAGATGCTGTTATTGCCATGAGCGGTCACCGAGCCAAGGAGGCTCTGTATCCAGCAATTGATCCTCAGCGGTCGCGCTCAATCCTTCTGAGTGACAACCGGCTTGAGATGGCTCACAAAGAAACGGTGGCGCAGGTGAGACAAACGCTTGTGCAATACGATAACCAGAATCTACAGGCGGCATTCAAAGAAGGGCGTCTGGTTGAAAGCCTGATTGATGAAAATATAAGAGATCTTGCATTACGCGCCCGGCGTTTGGCCCTCTTTCTCACACAACCCTATCACGGTACAGAATCTTGGATAGGCAAGCCGGGCGAAACCGTGGCTCTGCAAGATACGCTTGAAGGGTGCAGGCAAATTCTGGATGGCTGCCACGACGACGTGCCCTTAGGCTCATTTGGATTTATCGGTAGCATCAATCAGGTGCAGCGCAATTCGGATTGA
- a CDS encoding sulfatase-like hydrolase/transferase, with the protein MNVVYIMTDRHNPEFSGCYGSPITRTPHIDALARRGKRFDSAYCPSPLCAPSRGAMMAGRYVHEISTWDNAFPYSGVPRGWGHYFAENGVVLTTIGKLDYKPGSDAGVEDSRLAKTRESLDVHTLFEEGRVQPRYHHLHRLREAGPASGRGEHQHDAQVAQEAVQWLMNERPQDRPWVLIVNIKQPHPGWNPPQELWDYYDPLVRTEDLDERYSEPISRLHPFHRDFVRYTCSDLCTPEELRRGLVGYHGICEMADRNVGRVLRAIDTENLWDSTLVAYASDHGGSMGAHRNSGMGSMYEDSIRVPMIVAGPGIESGGSEPAPVSHLDLFQTFSEALELPSPTHMRGTSLLGSLRGEPGAALPEFAISEFHGPGLPGSAFALRSGSDKYVACVGERPMLFDLAEDPLEMQDLAERPEASQKLARLRRILYQVCCPEAIDQRAKADQQALREELAKSGRLVEELWKRGYERNPERMIPRPEFVVQKP; encoded by the coding sequence ATGAATGTCGTTTATATCATGACCGATCGGCACAACCCTGAGTTTTCTGGTTGTTACGGTAGTCCCATTACCCGTACGCCTCACATCGATGCGCTCGCCAGGCGAGGAAAGAGATTCGACAGTGCCTATTGTCCAAGTCCTCTGTGCGCGCCTTCGCGGGGAGCGATGATGGCGGGACGGTATGTCCACGAGATCTCCACCTGGGACAATGCGTTTCCCTATTCAGGAGTGCCCAGAGGCTGGGGGCATTACTTTGCAGAAAATGGTGTCGTGCTTACGACCATTGGCAAGCTCGATTACAAACCGGGCAGTGATGCTGGAGTGGAAGACAGTCGTCTGGCCAAGACACGGGAGAGTCTGGACGTACACACGCTGTTCGAAGAGGGCCGTGTGCAACCCCGATACCACCACCTGCATCGATTGCGGGAAGCGGGTCCTGCAAGTGGGCGTGGGGAACACCAGCACGACGCGCAGGTCGCGCAAGAAGCGGTACAGTGGCTGATGAATGAACGCCCGCAAGATCGCCCCTGGGTCCTGATCGTGAATATCAAACAGCCCCATCCCGGATGGAATCCGCCACAGGAGCTATGGGATTACTACGATCCGCTGGTGCGAACCGAAGACCTGGACGAGCGCTACTCGGAACCCATTTCTCGACTACACCCCTTTCACCGGGATTTTGTTCGTTACACGTGCAGCGATCTTTGCACACCCGAAGAGTTGCGCCGTGGTCTGGTAGGCTACCACGGCATCTGTGAGATGGCAGATCGCAACGTGGGACGCGTGCTCAGAGCCATAGACACCGAGAATCTCTGGGATTCGACGCTGGTCGCCTATGCTTCGGATCACGGTGGCAGCATGGGGGCACATCGCAATTCCGGAATGGGATCGATGTATGAGGATTCAATTCGCGTACCCATGATCGTGGCTGGACCCGGCATAGAGTCAGGAGGGTCCGAGCCTGCACCCGTTTCACATCTCGATCTTTTCCAGACATTCTCGGAAGCCCTGGAATTGCCTTCACCAACACACATGCGGGGGACATCCTTGCTGGGATCCTTGAGGGGCGAACCGGGTGCAGCGCTTCCCGAATTCGCGATCAGTGAATTCCATGGGCCGGGCCTTCCGGGAAGCGCATTTGCTCTTCGATCGGGTTCAGATAAATATGTGGCGTGCGTTGGGGAAAGACCGATGTTGTTTGACCTTGCAGAGGATCCTTTGGAGATGCAAGATCTTGCGGAGCGTCCCGAGGCGTCTCAGAAACTGGCTCGGCTTCGGCGAATTCTATACCAGGTGTGCTGCCCGGAAGCGATTGATCAGAGGGCAAAGGCGGACCAGCAGGCGCTTCGCGAAGAACTGGCTAAAAGTGGAAGGCTTGTGGAGGAGTTGTGGAAACGAGGTTACGAACGGAATCCAGAACGCATGATTCCACGGCCGGAATTTGTCGTGCAAAAACCGTGA
- a CDS encoding phytanoyl-CoA dioxygenase family protein: MTEEQRYLFDLCGFLHLKNVLTPEELDAASEAARRYIDSAPEDLPPHFGQSENLKGFAHGFAFDRALENLVFLPAVWPIVLELTNGKPMLASGTLMVDDPDGHTEASPLHCARDDYGFESARYEIHQGRIYCDDFVVFPYLDDVHPGDGGLLVLPGSHKSQFDRPPQLFSQGRIEGEVPLGVINITPSAGDVVIIPECLTHGVLPWKPVDRQRRVLTLRYRPHHRQPGRPIPEAVKERLAPETLELLETAHYTDKKEIATRQRVCLSQ; this comes from the coding sequence ATGACCGAAGAACAACGCTATCTTTTTGATCTATGCGGTTTTCTGCACCTGAAGAACGTCCTGACTCCGGAGGAACTGGATGCGGCTTCGGAGGCTGCCAGGCGCTACATCGACAGCGCACCGGAAGACCTGCCGCCGCATTTCGGACAATCAGAAAATCTCAAGGGCTTTGCTCACGGCTTCGCCTTTGACCGGGCGCTGGAAAATCTGGTCTTTCTGCCCGCAGTCTGGCCCATCGTGCTGGAGCTGACAAACGGCAAACCTATGCTCGCCAGCGGTACCCTCATGGTCGACGATCCCGACGGACACACCGAGGCGAGTCCGCTGCACTGCGCCCGCGACGACTACGGCTTTGAGAGCGCCCGTTACGAGATACATCAGGGCCGTATCTATTGCGACGACTTTGTGGTGTTTCCCTACCTGGACGATGTACATCCAGGTGATGGCGGGCTCCTCGTGCTCCCGGGTTCGCACAAAAGCCAGTTTGACCGGCCACCGCAGCTATTTTCCCAGGGTCGCATCGAAGGAGAAGTACCGTTGGGAGTCATCAATATCACGCCCTCAGCTGGGGATGTGGTCATTATACCCGAATGCCTTACCCACGGGGTCCTGCCCTGGAAACCCGTCGATCGCCAACGCCGGGTGTTAACGTTGCGCTACCGCCCACACCACCGCCAGCCCGGCCGTCCCATTCCTGAGGCGGTCAAAGAGCGGCTGGCGCCCGAAACACTCGAATTGCTCGAAACGGCGCACTACACCGACAAAAAGGAAATCGCCACTCGACAACGGGTGTGCCTCAGCCAGTAA
- a CDS encoding hydroxyacid dehydrogenase, translating to MADPKILVLGGPERDLYLAPADLERLDSFANWTWLPCEAGQVQSGHQTELSRRLASVQALVVYSGAPHIGPELMEQAPELRLIGELNGDRFAERIDVEAAWQRDIRVVDTTNGSSYPVSEWALGLILVSLRNAGYYLRRYMEGNCRKTRDNPSFLRGELTGKTVGLIGCGHAGRRLIELLRPFRVAIQVYDPYLPGTMAEALGFLLTSLEQVLSSSDAIVCLAPQTPGTQGMIGRAELDLIPSGAVLVNVSRGPIIDSVALVERLKRGDIIAGLDVFDPDPIPDGHEITGLDNVFLTPHIAGVTRAAYWRFFELMVDELDRFFHGFEPYFELTQRTLDDRSGRRPATY from the coding sequence ATGGCTGATCCCAAAATCCTGGTGCTGGGCGGTCCCGAGCGCGATCTCTATCTGGCCCCGGCCGATCTGGAGCGCCTGGATAGCTTTGCGAATTGGACATGGCTCCCCTGTGAAGCGGGTCAGGTCCAGTCCGGTCACCAGACCGAATTGTCGCGACGGCTGGCGTCCGTCCAGGCCCTGGTCGTCTATTCGGGGGCGCCCCATATCGGCCCCGAACTCATGGAACAGGCCCCCGAGCTACGCCTCATCGGCGAATTGAACGGCGATCGTTTCGCCGAGCGCATCGACGTGGAGGCGGCCTGGCAACGGGATATCCGCGTTGTTGACACCACCAATGGCTCGTCCTACCCTGTCTCTGAGTGGGCCCTGGGCCTTATTCTCGTATCGTTGCGCAACGCCGGTTATTATCTGCGCCGCTACATGGAGGGAAATTGCCGCAAAACCCGCGACAACCCCAGCTTCCTGCGCGGCGAATTAACCGGCAAGACCGTGGGACTGATCGGCTGCGGCCATGCCGGCCGTCGCCTAATAGAATTGCTGCGCCCTTTCCGGGTCGCCATTCAGGTTTACGACCCCTACCTGCCTGGAACCATGGCCGAAGCTCTGGGCTTTCTCCTGACCTCACTCGAACAGGTCCTGTCGAGCTCCGATGCGATTGTCTGTCTGGCCCCGCAGACCCCCGGGACCCAGGGCATGATCGGTCGGGCAGAACTGGATCTGATCCCCTCGGGGGCTGTACTGGTCAACGTCTCCCGCGGTCCCATCATTGATTCGGTCGCCCTGGTCGAACGCCTCAAGCGCGGCGATATTATCGCTGGCCTCGATGTTTTCGACCCCGACCCTATCCCCGACGGCCACGAAATAACCGGGCTGGACAATGTATTCCTTACGCCCCATATCGCCGGCGTCACCCGGGCCGCCTACTGGCGCTTTTTCGAGCTGATGGTGGACGAACTGGACCGCTTTTTCCACGGCTTTGAGCCCTATTTCGAATTGACCCAGCGCACCCTGGACGACCGCAGTGGCCGTCGCCCCGCCACTTATTAA